Proteins from a genomic interval of Hippocampus zosterae strain Florida chromosome 14, ASM2543408v3, whole genome shotgun sequence:
- the rsad2 gene encoding radical S-adenosyl methionine domain-containing protein 2 isoform X1 — MNSSTFLAGPWLLLQLCVTSVLSFFARLLDKTFSWTVVACEGPGSDPDVNKASPNAVTPTSVNYHFTRKCNYKCGFCFHTAKTSFVLPLDEAKRGLKLLKDSGMEKINFSGGEPFLHEKGDFLGKLVHYCKQDLELPSVSIVSNGSMIKEQWFQKYGDHLDILAISCDSFDEATNQLIGRTQGRKSHLDNLYKIQNWCQQYKVAFKINSVINTFNVDEDMTECIIQLNPVRWKVFQCLLIDGENAGEEALREAERFTISDQQFQDFLDRHSSISCLVPESNEKMRNSYLILDEYMRFLDCRGGRKEPSKSILDVGVSAAISFSGFDEKMFLKRGGKYVWSKADMKLEW; from the exons ATGAATTCGTCCACCTTCCTTGCAGGTCCTTGGCTGCTCCTGCAACTTTGCGTCACGTCAGTCCTCTCTTTTTTTGCCAGATTATTGGACAAAACGTTTTCCTGGACAGTGGTAGCCTGTGAGGGACCGGGCTCCGACCCAGATGTCAACAAAGCCAGTCCAAATGCTGTGACTCCAACCAGTGTAAACTACCATTTTACACGTAAGTGTAACTACAAGTGTGGTTTTTGCTTCCACACAGCAAAAACGTCCTTTGTGCTGCCTCTGGATGAAGCAAAGAGGGGCCTCAAACTCCTCAAGGATTCCG GTATGGAAAAGATAAACTTTTCTGGAGGTGAACCATTCTTGCATGAAAAAGGAGACTTTCTCGGAAAGTTAGTCCATTACTGCAAACAAGACTTAGAACTTCCAAGTGTTAGCATCGTCAGCAATGGAAGCATGATCAAAGAACAATGGTTCCAGAAATATG GCGACCATCTTGACATCCTGGCCATATCGTGCGACAGTTTTGACGAAGCGACCAACCAGCTGATTGGCCGAACTCAAGGCAGGAAGAGCCACCTGGACAATCTCTACAAGATCCAGAACTGGTGTCAGCAGTATAAAGTGGCCTTTAAAATCAATTCGGTCATCAACACCTTTAATGTGGATGAGGACATGACAGAGTGTATCATTCAGCTCAACCCAGTCCGATGGAAG GTGTTCCAGTGTCTGCTGATTGATGGTGAAAATGCAGGAGAAGAAGCCCTGAGAGAAGCCGAGCGGTTCACCATCAGTGATCAGCAGTTTCAGGATTTTTTGGACAGACATAGCAGCATCTCATGCCTGGTTCCAGAGTCCAATGAGAAG ATGAGGAATTCTTACTTGATCTTGGATGAATAT ATGCGTTTCCTGGACTGTCGTGGGGGTCGAAAGGAACCATCCAAGTCCATCCTTGACGTTGGTGTGAGCGCAGCCATCAGCTTTAGTGGATTTGATGAGAAAATGTTCCTAAAAAGGGGAGGAAAGTATGTGTGGAGTAAAGCTGATATGAAATTGGAGTGGTGA
- the rnf144aa gene encoding probable E3 ubiquitin-protein ligase RNF144A-A has protein sequence MTASRYRPTWELAVDPLVSCKLCLGEFPVEQMTTITQCQCIFCTLCLKQYVELLIKEGLETAISCPDSACPKRGHLQENEIECMVATEMMQRYKKLQFEREVLLDPCRTWCPSSTCQAVCQLKEADSPAQPQLVQCAVCTLEFCSTCKANWHPGQACLEKNLPITAFLPGENSSFYKNNEDNAPIKRCPKCKVYIERDEGCAQMMCKNCKHAFCWYCLESLDDDFLLIHYDKGPCRNKLGHSRASVIWHRTQVVGIFAGFGLLLLVASPFLLLATPIVLCCKCKCSKGDDDPLPT, from the exons ATGACCGCGTCACGGTACCGTCCCACATGGGAGCTGGCCGTGGACCCCCTGGTCTCATGTAAACTGTGCCTTGGAGAGTTCCCCGTGGAGCAAATGACCACCATCACACAGTGCCAATGTATCTTCTGTACACTG TGCCTGAAGCAGTATGTGGAACTATTGATCAAAGAAGGCCTTGAAACTGCAATTAGCTGTCCAGACTCAGCCTGTCCAAAAAGAGGGCACTTGCAGGAAAATGAG ATTGAGTGCATGGTGGCCACGGAGATGATGCAGAGATACAAGAAGCTTCAATTTGAAAGAG AGGTGCTGTTGGACCCTTGTAGGACGTGGTGCCCGTCCTCGACCTGCCAGGCTGTGTGCCAACTGAAGGAGGCCGATTCACCGGCACAGCCCCAGTTGGTCCAGTGTGCCGTTTGCACGCTTGAATTCTGTTCGACCTGCAAAGCCAACTGGCACCCTGGTCAGGCCTGCTTGGAGAAGAATCTTCCCATTACCGCTTTCCTGCCAGGGGAGAACAG CTCTTTCTATAAGAACAACGAGGACAACGCCCCCATCAAACGCTGTCCGAAATGCAAAGTGTACATCGAACGGGATGAGGGCTGTGCACAGATGATGTGCAAGAACTGCAAGCACGCCTTCTGCTGGTACTGTCTGGAATCCCTTGAT GACGACTTCCTCCTGATCCACTATGACAAAGGGCCTTGTCGAAACAAACTGGGCCACTCCAGGGCGTCTGTTATCTGGCACAGAACACAG GTGGTTGGAATCTTTGCTGGGTTTGGCTTACTCCTGCTGGTCgcctcccccttcctcctcctggcCACGCCCATCGTCCTGTGCTGCAAGTGCAAGTGCAGTAAAGGCGACGACGACCCTTTGCCCACCTAA
- the rsad2 gene encoding radical S-adenosyl methionine domain-containing protein 2 isoform X2, with protein sequence MVRLDIALLDKTFSWTVVACEGPGSDPDVNKASPNAVTPTSVNYHFTRKCNYKCGFCFHTAKTSFVLPLDEAKRGLKLLKDSGMEKINFSGGEPFLHEKGDFLGKLVHYCKQDLELPSVSIVSNGSMIKEQWFQKYGDHLDILAISCDSFDEATNQLIGRTQGRKSHLDNLYKIQNWCQQYKVAFKINSVINTFNVDEDMTECIIQLNPVRWKVFQCLLIDGENAGEEALREAERFTISDQQFQDFLDRHSSISCLVPESNEKMRNSYLILDEYMRFLDCRGGRKEPSKSILDVGVSAAISFSGFDEKMFLKRGGKYVWSKADMKLEW encoded by the exons ATGGTCCGCCTCGACATTGC ATTATTGGACAAAACGTTTTCCTGGACAGTGGTAGCCTGTGAGGGACCGGGCTCCGACCCAGATGTCAACAAAGCCAGTCCAAATGCTGTGACTCCAACCAGTGTAAACTACCATTTTACACGTAAGTGTAACTACAAGTGTGGTTTTTGCTTCCACACAGCAAAAACGTCCTTTGTGCTGCCTCTGGATGAAGCAAAGAGGGGCCTCAAACTCCTCAAGGATTCCG GTATGGAAAAGATAAACTTTTCTGGAGGTGAACCATTCTTGCATGAAAAAGGAGACTTTCTCGGAAAGTTAGTCCATTACTGCAAACAAGACTTAGAACTTCCAAGTGTTAGCATCGTCAGCAATGGAAGCATGATCAAAGAACAATGGTTCCAGAAATATG GCGACCATCTTGACATCCTGGCCATATCGTGCGACAGTTTTGACGAAGCGACCAACCAGCTGATTGGCCGAACTCAAGGCAGGAAGAGCCACCTGGACAATCTCTACAAGATCCAGAACTGGTGTCAGCAGTATAAAGTGGCCTTTAAAATCAATTCGGTCATCAACACCTTTAATGTGGATGAGGACATGACAGAGTGTATCATTCAGCTCAACCCAGTCCGATGGAAG GTGTTCCAGTGTCTGCTGATTGATGGTGAAAATGCAGGAGAAGAAGCCCTGAGAGAAGCCGAGCGGTTCACCATCAGTGATCAGCAGTTTCAGGATTTTTTGGACAGACATAGCAGCATCTCATGCCTGGTTCCAGAGTCCAATGAGAAG ATGAGGAATTCTTACTTGATCTTGGATGAATAT ATGCGTTTCCTGGACTGTCGTGGGGGTCGAAAGGAACCATCCAAGTCCATCCTTGACGTTGGTGTGAGCGCAGCCATCAGCTTTAGTGGATTTGATGAGAAAATGTTCCTAAAAAGGGGAGGAAAGTATGTGTGGAGTAAAGCTGATATGAAATTGGAGTGGTGA